From one Aquicella siphonis genomic stretch:
- the infC gene encoding translation initiation factor IF-3: MGGCRISTEKKPRVNEEIKSHEVRVIDAEGQQLGVISIHEARRISEEAGLDLVEVSPEAKPPVCRIMDYGKYKFQMSKRKAAAKKKQKQIQIKEVKLRPATEEADYQVKLRSIMKFLENGDKSKVTVRFRGREMSHPELGMQLLERMQKDLTEYGMVEQHPKFEGRQIVMILGPKKK; the protein is encoded by the coding sequence ATAGGAGGATGTAGAATTAGCACAGAAAAAAAGCCTCGCGTAAACGAAGAGATCAAATCTCATGAGGTTCGTGTCATTGATGCTGAAGGCCAGCAGCTTGGCGTGATATCAATCCACGAAGCAAGAAGAATCAGTGAAGAAGCCGGGTTGGATTTAGTCGAGGTTTCGCCAGAGGCTAAACCTCCTGTCTGCCGTATTATGGACTATGGCAAGTACAAATTTCAGATGAGCAAGCGCAAGGCTGCCGCCAAAAAGAAGCAGAAGCAAATTCAGATCAAGGAAGTCAAGCTGCGTCCTGCGACTGAGGAAGCGGACTATCAGGTCAAGCTGCGCAGTATTATGAAGTTTTTGGAAAATGGGGACAAATCAAAGGTGACAGTTCGTTTTCGCGGCCGTGAAATGTCGCACCCTGAACTGGGCATGCAGTTGCTGGAACGGATGCAAAAGGATTTAACCGAGTATGGGATGGTTGAGCAGCATCCCAAATTTGAAGGCCGCCAGATTGTGATGATACTGGGTCCCAAGAAGAAGTAA
- a CDS encoding MerR family transcriptional regulator — MKRKQKTVNDLPAIPDKLYFTISEVSHLCSLKAYVLRYWEQEFPQLRPVKRRGNRRFYQHQDILLVRQIRKLLYEDGFTIEGARLQLSNTPETVSQSVKVNAMVKKVIAELESVLQNLQAEMKASH; from the coding sequence GTGAAGCGTAAGCAGAAGACGGTGAATGATTTACCCGCCATTCCTGACAAGTTATACTTCACAATTAGCGAAGTGAGTCACTTGTGTTCACTCAAGGCCTATGTGCTGCGTTACTGGGAGCAGGAGTTTCCACAGCTAAGACCTGTCAAGCGCAGGGGCAACAGGCGTTTTTACCAGCATCAGGATATCTTGCTGGTTCGCCAGATCAGAAAATTGTTATATGAAGATGGATTTACGATTGAAGGTGCCCGTTTGCAGCTCTCAAACACGCCTGAAACGGTAAGTCAATCAGTAAAAGTGAATGCAATGGTAAAAAAAGTTATTGCAGAACTCGAAAGTGTTTTGCAAAATCTGCAAGCGGAAATGAAAGCGAGCCATTAA
- the rpmI gene encoding 50S ribosomal protein L35, whose protein sequence is MPRAYKGKKTVKLKSNRGAAKRFRAAGKGGFKCNGAKRRHQMTCKTTKMKRHARAGFMVRDEDLGRVEQMLPYA, encoded by the coding sequence ATGCCAAGAGCTTATAAAGGTAAGAAAACGGTTAAGTTAAAGTCGAATCGTGGCGCAGCGAAACGGTTTCGCGCGGCAGGAAAAGGTGGCTTCAAGTGTAATGGCGCCAAACGCCGCCACCAGATGACTTGCAAGACGACCAAAATGAAGCGTCACGCACGGGCAGGCTTTATGGTGCGCGATGAAGATTTGGGCAGAGTCGAGCAAATGCTTCCCTATGCTTAA
- the pheT gene encoding phenylalanine--tRNA ligase subunit beta, which yields MKCSESWLREWVDPGLTHEQLCSTLTMAGLEVEEIVPVANHFSGVIVGQVLTTERHPEAERLHVCTVNIGEPAILEIVCGAENVRAGIKVPVAAVNAVLPNGTVISQAVIRGVTSQGMLCSASELGLSETSQGLLELPEDAPIGADLKTYLMLDDHIIDISITPNRGDCLSVRGIAREISALTRVPLLKNNPTPEVESVFNIIHSVAVEAESACPVYIGRVIRNIKADALTPVWMKERLRRSGIRAISPVVDATNYVMLELGQPMHAFDLNRVRQGIRVRLSRTGETITLLDGSEKHLDAQTLIIADDEKPLAIAGVMGGADSGVNLLTTDIFLESAYFDPQVIARQRQYYGLTSESAYRFERGVDPTIQRQAMEWATQLIIDITGGEVGPVIELVNKSALPDQRLLTLPVEKIEKVLGVAIPGQEVENIFEALKFKYKRENTQWRVLVPPYRFDITLPEDLIEEIARLHGYDKIPAHTLAAELQSGNTSTGARDWRPLRQLLSDRGYHEVITYSFIDSKLQKLLDPEETPCELVNPITSDMTVMRTSLLPGLVNTLLYNHSRQQNRVRLFELGTCFNRRGKNILQQSRLGGIIMGHVCPEQWGIPAREADFYDLKGDLECLFHTLPANKPLTFKPVNHPGMHPGQTAGIFYDGQQWGVAGALHPTVSQSLDLPGKVFVYELDIRLLEMTGLNRFQEVSKFPEIRRDLAILVNQAIPASEIQDTIKVIAGDWLKDVFIFDVYQGKGISPGLKSIALALILQHPTRTLVDDEVTALVERVVTTLNGKLGAELRR from the coding sequence ATGAAATGCAGTGAATCCTGGTTGCGTGAATGGGTGGATCCTGGTTTAACGCATGAACAATTGTGCAGCACGCTGACGATGGCGGGCCTGGAAGTCGAAGAAATTGTTCCGGTTGCGAATCATTTCAGCGGAGTGATTGTCGGACAGGTGTTAACCACTGAAAGACATCCGGAAGCCGAGCGCCTGCATGTTTGCACAGTGAATATCGGCGAGCCTGCGATTCTGGAAATTGTATGCGGTGCCGAAAATGTGCGCGCCGGCATCAAGGTTCCCGTAGCGGCTGTAAATGCAGTCTTGCCGAACGGGACGGTGATCTCGCAAGCTGTTATTCGGGGAGTTACTTCTCAGGGCATGCTGTGCTCAGCGAGCGAGCTGGGATTGTCTGAAACAAGCCAGGGCTTGCTGGAGCTGCCGGAAGACGCGCCAATCGGCGCGGATTTGAAAACTTACCTTATGCTGGATGACCATATTATCGATATCTCAATCACGCCAAATCGCGGTGACTGTCTGAGTGTGAGAGGCATTGCCCGGGAAATTTCCGCATTGACCCGCGTGCCGCTACTCAAAAATAATCCCACTCCAGAAGTTGAATCGGTTTTTAACATCATTCACAGTGTGGCGGTGGAAGCCGAGTCAGCATGTCCGGTTTACATAGGCCGTGTCATTCGCAACATCAAGGCGGATGCGTTAACACCTGTCTGGATGAAAGAGCGTCTGCGACGCAGCGGCATCCGGGCTATCAGCCCTGTGGTAGATGCCACGAATTATGTCATGCTTGAGTTGGGTCAGCCCATGCATGCGTTTGATTTGAACCGGGTCAGGCAGGGAATAAGGGTACGCCTGTCGCGTACAGGGGAAACCATTACCTTGCTGGATGGCAGCGAGAAACACCTGGATGCCCAAACCCTGATCATTGCTGATGATGAAAAACCACTGGCCATCGCCGGGGTCATGGGCGGCGCGGATTCGGGCGTGAACTTGCTGACCACGGATATCTTCCTCGAAAGCGCCTACTTCGACCCGCAAGTCATCGCAAGACAGCGCCAGTATTATGGGCTGACCTCTGAGTCTGCTTATCGTTTTGAACGTGGCGTGGATCCAACCATACAGCGTCAGGCCATGGAATGGGCGACGCAATTAATCATCGACATAACGGGCGGCGAAGTAGGGCCGGTCATTGAGCTTGTCAATAAGAGCGCTCTCCCCGATCAACGTCTTTTGACCCTGCCTGTTGAGAAAATTGAAAAAGTCCTGGGCGTCGCCATTCCCGGGCAGGAAGTGGAAAATATATTCGAAGCACTCAAGTTCAAATACAAACGGGAAAATACTCAATGGCGCGTATTGGTTCCGCCTTACCGTTTTGATATCACACTTCCTGAAGACTTGATCGAAGAAATCGCCCGCTTGCACGGTTATGACAAAATTCCTGCTCATACGCTTGCAGCTGAACTGCAGTCGGGAAATACCAGCACGGGCGCGAGAGACTGGCGGCCGCTTAGGCAGCTGCTCAGTGACAGAGGGTATCATGAAGTCATTACTTACAGCTTCATAGACAGCAAGCTGCAAAAACTTCTGGATCCGGAAGAGACCCCATGCGAGCTTGTGAACCCTATCACATCCGATATGACCGTCATGCGTACCAGCCTGCTTCCGGGGCTGGTGAATACGCTGCTTTATAATCACAGCCGCCAGCAGAACAGGGTCCGGCTGTTTGAGCTCGGAACCTGTTTTAACAGACGCGGCAAGAACATTCTGCAGCAGAGCAGGCTGGGCGGTATCATCATGGGGCACGTCTGTCCGGAGCAGTGGGGTATTCCGGCCCGGGAGGCGGATTTTTACGATCTCAAGGGCGACCTGGAGTGCCTGTTTCATACTCTCCCTGCCAATAAACCGCTGACATTCAAGCCTGTGAACCACCCGGGGATGCACCCGGGCCAGACGGCGGGAATCTTCTATGACGGGCAGCAATGGGGCGTGGCAGGAGCTTTACACCCCACTGTCAGTCAGTCCCTGGATCTGCCTGGCAAGGTATTTGTATATGAACTGGACATCCGGCTTCTGGAAATGACCGGCCTGAACCGGTTCCAGGAAGTGTCCAAATTCCCGGAAATCCGCCGTGACCTGGCCATTCTGGTAAATCAGGCTATACCAGCAAGCGAGATTCAGGATACAATAAAAGTGATTGCAGGTGATTGGTTAAAAGACGTTTTTATATTTGACGTCTATCAAGGGAAAGGAATCTCACCTGGTCTTAAAAGTATTGCGTTGGCCTTAATCTTGCAGCATCCAACGCGTACCTTAGTAGACGATGAAGTAACAGCGCTAGTGGAACGTGTTGTCACAACGTTGAACGGAAAATTAGGAGCGGAATTAAGGAGATGA
- a CDS encoding DUF5996 family protein → MSSIIPAQYEPWPALSYEDFKPTQYLLHRIAQALGKLKLATPFDPHWSNVALWLTSQGLTTGPIPYGMGTYSIDLDLIHHQVHCTSSWGDSASFSVRSMSVAQFIGIFLGALSDMGIVISINLMPQEVPNPIAFDKDIETREYNPGLANAWLRIMISSYRVMQRYHSHYYGISPPIGLMWGTLDLRDARYQGIHITGTGANAGYLRRNAMDDAQVEVGWWSGSEQYPRPAYFSFLYPEVKGLEKARIKPRKARWDNTLREFILDYDDVRTAKNPEEELLTFFESTYQSETDIAGWDKSLLVPGQPV, encoded by the coding sequence ATGTCAAGCATCATTCCCGCTCAATACGAGCCGTGGCCGGCATTATCATATGAAGACTTCAAACCCACTCAATATCTTTTGCATCGTATCGCGCAAGCGCTGGGCAAACTTAAACTGGCGACGCCATTCGACCCGCACTGGTCAAATGTCGCCCTTTGGCTGACCAGCCAGGGGTTAACAACCGGACCTATCCCGTATGGCATGGGGACTTATTCCATTGATCTCGATCTCATCCATCATCAGGTACATTGCACATCCAGCTGGGGGGATAGCGCGAGTTTCAGCGTACGCTCAATGTCCGTCGCGCAATTCATTGGTATCTTTCTTGGCGCCCTGAGTGATATGGGCATTGTGATTTCTATTAACCTCATGCCTCAGGAAGTTCCCAATCCCATCGCATTTGACAAGGACATTGAAACACGCGAATACAACCCTGGATTGGCGAACGCATGGCTGCGAATCATGATCAGCTCATACCGTGTCATGCAGCGTTATCATTCGCACTATTACGGGATTTCGCCTCCCATCGGCCTGATGTGGGGCACACTGGATTTGCGCGACGCACGTTATCAAGGCATACACATCACCGGCACGGGTGCGAACGCAGGATATTTAAGGCGTAACGCCATGGATGATGCGCAAGTGGAAGTGGGTTGGTGGAGCGGATCTGAACAGTATCCGCGGCCGGCCTATTTTTCATTTCTCTATCCCGAAGTAAAAGGTTTGGAAAAGGCCAGAATCAAGCCGCGGAAAGCACGCTGGGATAATACATTGCGGGAGTTTATTCTGGATTATGACGATGTGCGCACGGCAAAAAATCCCGAAGAAGAACTGCTCACGTTTTTTGAATCGACATATCAATCCGAAACCGACATCGCCGGCTGGGATAAAAGCCTGCTCGTTCCCGGACAACCTGTTTAA
- the thrS gene encoding threonine--tRNA ligase, whose translation MPVITLPDGSQKKFDVPVTLAQVAASIGSGLAKAAIAGKVNGKLVDVFFLIESDADVRILTDKDPEGIEIIRHSTAHLLAHAVKSLFPTAQVTIGPVIENGFYYDFAFGRPFSVDDLAQIEEKMHEIAQKGHVVTRKVLTRDEAIKFFKDLGEEYKVRIIQDIPEDEVLTIYQQDDFADLCRGPHVPNTAMLKAFKLTKVSGAYWRGDSSNEMLQRIYGTAWKDKKALDDYLKNLEEAEKRDHRKLAKIMDLFHIQEEAPGMIFWHPNGWAIYKAIKEYISGKVAEQGYEEVVTPQIVDIELWKKSGHWANFGEEMFTVKTEDRTFAVKPMSCPCHVQIFKQGLKSYRDLPFKLAEFGCVHRNELTGAMHGLMRVRQLTQDDGHIFCTEEQVQEQASLFIQSVIEAYRDFGFDEIIFKLATRPDKRLGSDALWDNAEGALAKALSSLGLAFETRPGEGAFYGPKIEFHLKDCLGRMWQCATLQLDYAMPDRLEATYVAEDGTRKTPVMLHRAILGSVERFMGILLEHYAGKLPVWLAPTQAVVMNITDKQADFVAEITQELKKHGVRAKSDLRNEKIGFKIREHTIEHVPYLLVVGDREVESRTVSVRTKDGSDLGVMPVGKYIELINAEIARRGRTE comes from the coding sequence ATGCCTGTTATCACACTACCGGATGGAAGCCAAAAAAAGTTTGATGTCCCTGTTACCCTGGCGCAGGTTGCAGCCAGTATCGGGAGCGGCCTTGCCAAGGCTGCCATTGCAGGCAAGGTCAATGGCAAGCTGGTTGATGTCTTTTTTCTCATCGAGTCAGATGCGGATGTGCGCATTCTGACGGACAAGGATCCTGAAGGGATTGAAATTATCCGCCATTCAACCGCCCACTTGCTTGCTCATGCCGTCAAATCATTGTTTCCCACCGCCCAGGTCACAATAGGTCCGGTGATTGAAAACGGGTTTTATTATGATTTTGCTTTTGGCCGCCCCTTTTCAGTAGATGATCTGGCGCAAATCGAAGAGAAAATGCATGAGATCGCTCAAAAGGGTCACGTGGTCACGCGGAAAGTGCTGACACGCGATGAAGCTATAAAATTTTTCAAGGACTTGGGCGAGGAATATAAAGTCAGGATTATCCAGGATATTCCCGAGGATGAAGTGCTGACTATTTATCAGCAGGATGATTTTGCTGATTTATGCCGCGGCCCCCATGTCCCTAACACAGCCATGCTGAAAGCTTTCAAGCTGACCAAAGTGTCAGGCGCTTATTGGCGCGGTGATTCCAGCAATGAAATGCTGCAGCGCATTTACGGCACGGCGTGGAAAGATAAAAAGGCGCTGGATGATTATCTTAAAAACCTGGAAGAGGCCGAAAAGCGGGATCACCGCAAGCTCGCGAAGATCATGGATCTCTTTCATATCCAGGAAGAAGCTCCGGGTATGATCTTCTGGCATCCGAATGGATGGGCGATCTATAAGGCCATTAAAGAATATATCAGCGGCAAGGTGGCTGAGCAGGGTTATGAAGAAGTGGTGACGCCGCAAATTGTGGATATCGAATTGTGGAAAAAGTCAGGCCATTGGGCTAATTTCGGCGAAGAAATGTTTACCGTCAAAACAGAGGACCGTACTTTTGCTGTTAAGCCCATGAGCTGCCCTTGTCATGTGCAGATATTCAAGCAGGGATTGAAGAGTTACCGGGATCTGCCTTTCAAACTGGCGGAATTCGGTTGTGTTCATCGTAACGAGCTGACCGGTGCCATGCATGGTTTGATGCGGGTCAGGCAATTGACCCAGGATGACGGGCATATTTTCTGTACTGAAGAACAGGTTCAGGAACAGGCTTCTCTATTTATTCAGTCAGTCATAGAAGCTTACCGGGATTTTGGTTTTGATGAGATTATCTTCAAGCTGGCCACTCGTCCAGACAAGCGTCTGGGTTCTGATGCTTTATGGGATAATGCCGAAGGAGCATTGGCTAAAGCCTTATCCAGCCTGGGTCTTGCTTTTGAGACACGGCCCGGCGAAGGGGCTTTCTATGGTCCCAAGATTGAGTTTCACTTAAAAGACTGCCTTGGCCGCATGTGGCAATGTGCTACCCTGCAGCTGGATTACGCCATGCCCGACCGTCTGGAAGCCACTTATGTCGCTGAAGACGGAACCAGGAAGACCCCGGTCATGTTGCACCGAGCCATTTTAGGCTCGGTCGAGCGTTTTATGGGTATCTTGTTGGAGCATTATGCTGGTAAACTACCTGTCTGGCTTGCGCCAACCCAGGCTGTGGTCATGAATATAACGGATAAACAGGCCGATTTTGTGGCTGAAATCACCCAGGAGTTGAAAAAACATGGGGTTAGGGCAAAATCAGACTTGAGAAATGAGAAAATCGGCTTTAAAATCCGCGAGCACACCATTGAACATGTACCTTACCTGTTAGTGGTAGGGGATCGTGAGGTAGAATCACGTACTGTCTCTGTGAGAACAAAAGATGGCTCAGATCTTGGGGTGATGCCGGTTGGCAAATATATAGAACTTATTAATGCCGAAATAGCGCGACGGGGTCGCACTGAATAG
- a CDS encoding integration host factor subunit alpha: MTLTKADLAKHLDEEIGLTNREAKEIVELFFQYISDALINGQQVKISGFGNFTLHDKKERPGRNPRTGEEVPVTARRVVTFHCGQKLKARVEKFIGKEVKEGAGDSK; this comes from the coding sequence ATGACGCTAACTAAAGCTGATCTTGCAAAGCACTTGGATGAAGAAATCGGGTTGACCAACCGCGAAGCCAAGGAAATCGTTGAATTATTTTTTCAATATATCAGCGATGCCCTCATTAACGGCCAGCAGGTCAAAATATCCGGTTTTGGCAATTTCACTCTTCATGACAAGAAAGAACGCCCGGGACGTAACCCAAGAACCGGTGAAGAAGTGCCGGTAACCGCGCGGCGTGTGGTGACCTTTCATTGCGGGCAAAAACTCAAGGCGCGAGTTGAAAAATTCATAGGCAAGGAAGTCAAGGAAGGTGCGGGAGACAGCAAGTGA
- a CDS encoding AMP-binding protein codes for MEKIWLKSYPQGVPAEINPDVYQSIPEFFETSCKMYGNDPAFYNLGQTLTYSQIEQYTRDFAAYLQQELKLKKGERVAIMLPNTLQYPIAMYGALRAGLIVVNVNPLYTADELVHQLNDAGASTLVVIANFAATVQAALPEIPALKNVIITNMGDMLKPLKGVIVDFVLKYVYKKIPSWSIPGAIAFKETLSKGRKHMFQPVPLVNQDIAFLQYTGGTTGIAKGAILTHRNLLANIEQAHAWFSTLLVKEKESVVTALPLYHIFSLTANCLYFAKIGGLNILITNPRDIPGMIKELAKFQFTAITGVNTLFNALMKNPGFASLDFSRMHLALGGGMAVQRIVAEKWQGITKAPLLEAYGLTETSPCVTINPANLTGFNGTIGLPVSSTDVCILDAEYRELPIGQAGELAVKGPQVMKGYWNKPEETAKAFTPDGWLLTGDIATIDEQGFLRLLERKKDMILVSGFNVYPNEIEDVLARLKGVHEVAVVAVPDESSGEVPKAFIVKDDPQLTDEDVVKYARAHLTPYKIPKYIEFVKDLPKTNVGKILRRALRDASGA; via the coding sequence GTGGAAAAAATATGGCTAAAAAGTTATCCTCAAGGCGTGCCAGCTGAAATCAATCCGGATGTTTACCAGTCCATACCTGAGTTTTTCGAAACCAGTTGCAAAATGTACGGCAACGATCCCGCATTTTATAATCTGGGTCAAACCTTAACGTACAGCCAGATAGAACAATATACACGCGATTTCGCTGCTTATTTGCAGCAGGAACTGAAATTGAAAAAAGGCGAGCGCGTCGCCATCATGCTTCCAAACACCTTGCAATATCCTATTGCCATGTACGGCGCGCTGCGCGCGGGATTGATAGTCGTGAATGTGAATCCGCTCTATACCGCGGATGAATTGGTCCACCAGCTGAATGATGCCGGTGCGAGTACACTGGTGGTCATCGCCAATTTTGCGGCCACTGTCCAGGCGGCATTGCCGGAAATCCCCGCGTTGAAAAATGTCATTATCACAAATATGGGCGATATGCTGAAGCCGCTCAAGGGTGTCATCGTCGATTTTGTCCTGAAATATGTTTATAAAAAAATACCTTCCTGGAGTATCCCGGGCGCCATCGCGTTTAAAGAAACCTTGTCAAAAGGCAGGAAGCACATGTTTCAACCTGTTCCCCTGGTGAATCAGGATATTGCTTTCCTGCAGTATACCGGCGGCACAACGGGCATTGCGAAGGGCGCCATTCTGACACACCGGAACCTGCTTGCTAATATTGAACAAGCCCATGCATGGTTTAGCACGCTGCTGGTCAAGGAAAAAGAAAGCGTGGTGACTGCCCTGCCGCTTTATCATATCTTTTCGCTAACCGCGAACTGTCTCTATTTTGCAAAAATCGGCGGTTTGAATATTCTTATCACCAATCCGCGCGATATACCTGGCATGATCAAGGAACTGGCAAAATTCCAATTCACCGCGATCACCGGCGTGAATACTTTATTCAACGCATTAATGAAAAATCCTGGTTTTGCCAGCCTGGATTTCAGCCGTATGCATCTCGCGCTGGGCGGAGGCATGGCAGTGCAGCGAATTGTAGCCGAGAAATGGCAGGGGATAACTAAAGCGCCGCTGCTGGAAGCTTATGGTTTGACGGAAACATCACCATGCGTCACTATCAATCCAGCCAATCTGACAGGATTTAACGGCACAATCGGATTGCCGGTTTCATCCACGGATGTGTGTATTCTTGATGCCGAATATCGTGAACTGCCCATAGGGCAGGCGGGTGAACTCGCGGTCAAAGGTCCGCAAGTCATGAAAGGCTACTGGAACAAGCCCGAGGAAACCGCCAAGGCTTTCACGCCGGACGGCTGGCTGTTGACGGGAGACATAGCCACTATCGATGAACAAGGTTTTTTGCGCCTGCTTGAGCGCAAAAAAGACATGATCCTGGTGTCCGGCTTTAATGTTTACCCCAATGAGATTGAAGATGTCCTGGCAAGATTGAAAGGCGTGCATGAGGTTGCGGTGGTTGCGGTCCCGGATGAGAGTTCCGGAGAAGTTCCCAAGGCTTTCATCGTAAAAGATGATCCTCAATTAACAGATGAAGATGTTGTGAAATATGCCAGGGCGCATTTGACACCCTATAAAATTCCCAAATATATCGAGTTCGTGAAGGACCTGCCGAAAACAAATGTGGGAAAAATTTTACGGCGTGCGCTGAGAGACGCGTCAGGCGCATGA
- the rplT gene encoding 50S ribosomal protein L20 — MSRVKRGVIARARHKKILAKAKGYYGARSRVLRTAKQAVIKAAQYAFRDRRQRKREFRALWIARVNAGARAHGMSYSAFMNGLKKASIEIDRKVLADIAVHDKAAFTALVEQAKAGLQSAA; from the coding sequence ATGTCAAGAGTCAAACGTGGTGTTATAGCAAGAGCCAGACATAAAAAGATTCTGGCCAAGGCTAAAGGTTATTATGGTGCGCGCAGCCGCGTGCTTCGTACCGCAAAACAGGCAGTCATCAAGGCTGCGCAATATGCTTTTCGTGACCGCAGACAAAGAAAGCGTGAATTCCGTGCCCTCTGGATTGCTCGCGTCAATGCGGGTGCCCGCGCGCATGGCATGAGTTACAGTGCCTTCATGAATGGATTGAAAAAAGCATCGATAGAGATAGACCGCAAGGTTCTCGCTGATATCGCAGTGCATGACAAGGCGGCATTTACTGCATTGGTAGAGCAGGCGAAAGCCGGTTTGCAATCTGCTGCTTAA
- the pheS gene encoding phenylalanine--tRNA ligase subunit alpha — MQALDEILKHAESEIKSAADLKSLDHFRVYYLGKKGQLTEYLKTLGQLPPAERPAAGQKINAAKEAVQALIDQRILQLQSTLIEKQLASESIDVTLPGRSEGMGSIHPVTRTFDTLRRIFSQMGFVFMEGPEIEEDYYNFTALNVPPLHPARAMQDTFYFSNGLVLRSQMSPVQIHAMKTMRPPLRMVAMGRVYRRDFDLTHTPMFHQMECLMVDERVTFADLKGLLNHFLKEFFETDAPIRFRPSYFPFTEPSAEVDIGCIRCSGKGCRICKNSGWLEVLGCGMVHPNVLNGVNIDSEKYRGFAFGVGIDRLTLLKYGMTDLRSLFENDLRLLKQF, encoded by the coding sequence ATGCAAGCTTTAGACGAAATCCTGAAACACGCGGAATCCGAAATCAAATCTGCGGCTGATTTAAAGTCGCTTGATCATTTTCGTGTTTATTATCTCGGCAAGAAAGGCCAGTTAACAGAATACCTCAAGACATTAGGTCAGCTGCCGCCCGCAGAACGGCCAGCAGCCGGCCAGAAAATCAATGCGGCGAAGGAAGCCGTTCAGGCGCTGATAGACCAGCGCATTTTGCAGTTACAATCCACCTTGATCGAAAAGCAACTCGCATCGGAATCAATTGATGTGACCTTGCCCGGCAGATCAGAAGGAATGGGAAGCATTCATCCGGTCACCAGAACATTTGATACCTTGCGGCGAATCTTCAGCCAGATGGGGTTTGTATTTATGGAGGGACCGGAAATCGAGGAAGACTATTATAATTTCACAGCCTTGAATGTGCCTCCTCTGCATCCGGCCCGCGCGATGCAGGATACCTTTTATTTCAGCAACGGCCTGGTATTGCGCAGCCAGATGTCGCCAGTACAGATTCATGCCATGAAAACCATGCGGCCGCCCTTGCGAATGGTGGCGATGGGCAGAGTATACCGCCGGGATTTTGATTTGACCCATACCCCCATGTTTCACCAGATGGAATGCCTCATGGTCGATGAGCGGGTAACATTCGCGGACCTTAAAGGCCTTCTCAATCACTTTCTGAAAGAGTTTTTTGAGACCGATGCTCCTATCCGTTTCCGCCCGTCCTATTTCCCTTTTACCGAACCTTCCGCCGAGGTTGATATAGGATGCATCAGATGCAGTGGCAAGGGATGTCGTATATGCAAGAATTCAGGATGGCTGGAAGTCCTGGGTTGCGGCATGGTGCACCCCAATGTGTTGAACGGTGTGAATATTGACAGTGAAAAATATCGGGGTTTTGCATTCGGTGTCGGCATAGATCGATTGACGCTGCTGAAATATGGCATGACCGATCTGCGATCATTATTCGAAAATGATTTGCGCCTGTTGAAACAGTTTTAA